A single genomic interval of Tsukamurella paurometabola harbors:
- a CDS encoding tyrosine-type recombinase/integrase produces the protein MAKVQRVRYSDRPGTYVVVDDLDRPIKPAREYLRFLTASAASPNTVRAYAAGLALWWTVLDHSGHRWDEFPTTLFGQFLTFLRTGDLPGTRRIGPEVVGGSSTATVQLRATAVLSFYRFQADAHHLLGPYEKLFTSHGQWRRRSRYVGFLDGVGPHHSADHPIYRVRQPNRAATPVLLPREVTAILNACATHDGTSWSGGGTGLRNRLLFAVLAETGMRLGEALSLRHHDFHIGGGGTPWVEVAGRQDHPHEVRSKTGPRRIYVGDDLAALYSEYVWALIDDGADLEVPNFTTHFVFVNLTHGTRFAPMRPETVYSAVRSITRRCNSHAAEPAHTEPRSAAQVLQPGWTPHWLRHTHATALLRSGVAPHVVMRRLGHADVQTTLSTYGWVTEDAEMRSIAQWRSYVAGWKGLHHD, from the coding sequence GTGGCGAAGGTGCAGCGGGTGCGATACTCGGACCGGCCCGGCACGTACGTCGTGGTCGACGACCTCGATCGGCCGATCAAGCCGGCCCGAGAATACCTGCGGTTCCTCACGGCGAGTGCGGCGTCACCGAACACCGTCCGCGCGTACGCAGCCGGGCTGGCGTTGTGGTGGACGGTGCTCGATCACAGCGGGCACCGCTGGGATGAGTTCCCCACCACCTTGTTCGGGCAGTTTCTGACGTTCCTGCGGACCGGGGATCTGCCGGGGACCCGGCGGATCGGCCCGGAGGTCGTCGGCGGCTCGTCGACCGCGACGGTGCAGCTGCGGGCGACCGCGGTGCTCAGCTTCTACCGGTTCCAGGCCGACGCGCACCATCTGCTGGGCCCGTACGAGAAGCTGTTCACCTCGCACGGGCAGTGGCGGCGCCGGTCCCGATACGTCGGGTTCCTCGACGGCGTCGGCCCGCACCACAGCGCCGATCACCCCATCTACCGGGTCCGGCAACCCAACCGGGCTGCCACCCCGGTGCTGCTGCCCCGGGAGGTCACCGCGATCCTCAACGCCTGCGCCACCCACGACGGCACCAGCTGGTCCGGCGGCGGTACCGGGCTGCGGAACCGACTGCTGTTCGCGGTCCTCGCCGAGACCGGTATGCGCCTGGGCGAGGCATTGTCGTTGCGGCATCACGACTTCCACATCGGCGGTGGCGGCACCCCCTGGGTCGAGGTCGCCGGCCGCCAGGACCACCCCCACGAAGTGCGGAGCAAGACCGGGCCGCGGCGGATCTACGTCGGCGACGACCTGGCCGCGCTGTACTCGGAGTACGTGTGGGCGCTGATCGACGACGGCGCCGACCTGGAAGTGCCCAATTTCACGACGCATTTCGTGTTCGTCAACCTCACTCACGGGACACGGTTCGCGCCGATGCGCCCCGAGACGGTCTACTCGGCGGTCCGGTCGATCACCCGCCGATGCAACAGCCATGCCGCCGAGCCCGCTCACACGGAGCCCCGCTCGGCGGCGCAGGTGCTGCAGCCGGGGTGGACGCCACACTGGTTACGGCACACCCATGCCACCGCGTTGCTGCGCTCCGGTGTCGCGCCTCACGTGGTGATGCGCCGTCTCGGTCACGCAGACGTGCAGACCACCCTGTCGACGTACGGGTGGGTCACCGAGGACGCCGAGATGCGCTCGATCGCGCAGTGGCGCAGCTATGTTGCCGGATGGAAAGGGCTGCACCATGACTGA
- a CDS encoding helix-turn-helix domain-containing protein: MKATVNVYGRRVRQARIMRKMTAKALAAELGWPSAARLTRLEKSITSEINAAELEALTTILRFPPRFFTTEPPMRIHASDLLFRAPQSTTKTEQEYLADFASMVGEFLDELHSRWQLPAVKIPMVDPSAPVEEAAARVREALGVAWDEPIDYLTHNIEHAGVPIVMRRMLAAATLRDGDGGAASEKHLGYSTRVGEFKARPLIVVRQSTSWERTRWTLAHELGHLSLHWSGDVTEDKEEQASRFASELLAPLAQIRKEVSPTPSLMSLVPVKQKWGISIGALLRHLHTGGVLDDDRFRSLQKQLYQRVNPDTGRTWGRTEPGWDDRAVERPRLLSKWVELGFAVPSAQLLSTYDLIFPGDILGDFLVGQRPAPSTSTSPAAPASPAVDTTAGSRGGDRGAGDGTADVIDFRRFQQRSRRA; the protein is encoded by the coding sequence ATGAAGGCGACGGTGAACGTTTACGGACGCCGGGTGCGTCAAGCCCGGATCATGCGGAAGATGACCGCGAAGGCACTGGCAGCTGAACTGGGGTGGCCGTCAGCAGCTCGGTTGACCCGTCTGGAGAAGTCGATCACCAGCGAGATCAACGCGGCGGAGCTGGAGGCGTTGACGACGATCCTGCGGTTCCCGCCCCGGTTCTTCACCACTGAGCCGCCGATGCGAATTCATGCGTCGGACTTGCTGTTCCGTGCACCGCAGTCGACGACGAAGACTGAGCAGGAGTACCTGGCGGACTTCGCGTCGATGGTCGGGGAGTTCCTCGACGAGCTGCACTCGCGGTGGCAGTTGCCCGCGGTGAAGATCCCAATGGTCGATCCGTCGGCGCCTGTCGAAGAAGCGGCGGCGCGGGTGCGTGAAGCGCTCGGTGTGGCCTGGGACGAGCCGATCGACTACCTCACCCACAACATCGAGCACGCGGGTGTGCCGATCGTGATGCGGCGGATGCTCGCCGCCGCCACGCTGCGCGACGGCGACGGTGGAGCCGCGTCGGAAAAGCACCTGGGCTACTCGACGCGGGTCGGCGAGTTCAAGGCCCGCCCGCTGATCGTGGTTCGGCAGTCGACGTCGTGGGAGCGGACGCGGTGGACGCTCGCGCATGAGTTGGGGCACCTGAGCTTGCATTGGAGCGGTGACGTCACCGAGGACAAGGAGGAGCAGGCCTCACGGTTCGCGTCCGAGTTGCTCGCACCTCTCGCGCAGATCCGCAAAGAGGTCTCACCGACGCCGTCGTTGATGTCACTGGTGCCGGTCAAGCAGAAGTGGGGCATCTCGATCGGCGCGCTGCTGCGGCACCTGCACACCGGTGGTGTGCTCGACGATGATCGGTTCCGCAGCTTGCAGAAGCAGCTCTACCAGCGCGTGAACCCTGATACCGGGCGGACCTGGGGCCGGACTGAACCGGGCTGGGATGACCGCGCCGTGGAACGGCCCCGGTTGCTGAGCAAGTGGGTCGAGCTCGGCTTCGCTGTGCCGTCCGCGCAGCTGCTGTCGACCTACGACCTGATCTTCCCGGGCGATATCCTCGGGGACTTCCTGGTCGGGCAACGCCCCGCGCCGTCGACCAGCACATCCCCCGCGGCTCCCGCTTCACCGGCGGTCGACACGACCGCCGGTTCGCGGGGCGGCGATCGCGGCGCCGGGGACGGTACGGCCGATGTGATCGACTTCCGCCGGTTCCAGCAGCGTTCCCGGCGAGCCTGA
- a CDS encoding type II secretion system F family protein: MTAAIVLLAAAALVWPGGSAAARLRAERPPAATRVAVRWGWLAVAVPLGALLIGPGQALAAALAAGTVRDLRSRNRAARERTSRLSAILAGVDAMVAEMSVGAHPAAACTTAGRDAGDPHVRAVFTEMAGRAELGGDVAAGLRTHVGESAAWSRIAAAWDTGTRHGIGMGELLASVREDLRARGRYERRAHSALAGARATAQVLAALPVLGVAMGQLIGADPLGTLLGTGAGGALLVVGTCLTCAGLLWSRAIADRAGGTGPGAPA, translated from the coding sequence GTGACCGCCGCGATCGTGCTGCTCGCCGCGGCGGCGCTGGTGTGGCCGGGAGGTTCCGCCGCGGCCCGCCTCCGGGCGGAGCGCCCGCCCGCCGCGACGCGGGTAGCGGTGCGCTGGGGGTGGCTGGCCGTCGCGGTGCCCCTGGGCGCGTTGCTCATCGGGCCCGGCCAGGCGTTGGCCGCCGCGCTCGCCGCGGGCACCGTCCGTGATCTGCGGTCGCGCAACCGCGCAGCACGGGAACGGACGTCCCGGCTGTCGGCGATCCTCGCGGGCGTGGACGCCATGGTCGCCGAGATGTCCGTCGGCGCACACCCGGCGGCCGCCTGCACCACCGCCGGTCGCGACGCCGGGGACCCGCACGTCCGGGCCGTCTTCACGGAGATGGCGGGACGGGCGGAACTCGGCGGCGACGTGGCGGCCGGGCTCCGTACGCACGTGGGGGAGAGTGCCGCGTGGTCGCGGATCGCGGCCGCCTGGGACACGGGGACCCGGCACGGCATCGGCATGGGCGAACTGCTGGCCTCCGTCCGTGAGGACCTGCGGGCGCGCGGGCGGTACGAGCGGCGGGCGCATTCGGCGCTGGCGGGAGCGCGGGCCACCGCGCAGGTGCTGGCCGCGCTTCCCGTGCTCGGCGTCGCGATGGGCCAACTCATCGGGGCGGACCCGCTCGGCACGCTCCTCGGGACCGGCGCCGGCGGCGCGCTGCTGGTCGTCGGAACATGCTTGACCTGCGCAGGGCTGCTGTGGTCGCGGGCCATTGCGGACCGGGCCGGGGGGACCGGTCCGGGGGCACCGGCGTGA
- a CDS encoding type II secretion system F family protein, whose product MSGHGPLAAALALLAAALLVLPVAARAAVSATVSGEVARLRGVWLPRRAAASDPFEAAAAYDLFAVCLRAGMPTADAARAVAVGAPPALAEILTRAAEMLALGSDAETAWRTESVDPQVVGLTRMLRRSARAGSSPAAGLADLARTERAQAEDRAVAAGERAGVAVAGPLGLCFLPAFVCLGIVPVVMGLAGKVLGEGLL is encoded by the coding sequence GTGAGCGGCCACGGTCCGCTGGCCGCAGCGCTCGCGCTGCTCGCGGCGGCACTGCTCGTACTCCCGGTGGCGGCGCGTGCGGCGGTGTCCGCCACCGTCTCCGGGGAGGTCGCGCGGCTGCGCGGCGTTTGGCTACCGCGGCGGGCCGCGGCGTCCGACCCGTTCGAGGCCGCCGCGGCCTACGACCTGTTCGCCGTCTGCCTGCGTGCGGGCATGCCCACCGCGGATGCGGCGCGCGCCGTCGCCGTGGGAGCGCCGCCCGCGCTGGCCGAGATCCTCACCCGCGCAGCGGAGATGCTCGCCCTCGGGTCGGACGCGGAGACCGCGTGGCGAACGGAATCGGTCGATCCGCAGGTCGTCGGGCTCACGCGCATGCTTCGACGATCCGCCCGCGCCGGCTCGTCACCGGCCGCAGGGCTGGCGGACCTGGCGCGCACCGAGCGCGCCCAGGCGGAGGATCGCGCCGTGGCTGCGGGCGAACGCGCCGGCGTCGCGGTCGCGGGGCCGCTGGGGCTGTGCTTCCTGCCGGCGTTCGTGTGCTTGGGCATCGTGCCGGTCGTGATGGGACTCGCGGGCAAGGTGCTCGGGGAGGGGCTGCTCTAG
- a CDS encoding DUF4244 domain-containing protein, with product MWIRLRCRMTELLLEDDGMSTVEYAIGTIAAAAFGAVLYGVVTGDNIISGLTDIIGKALSTSTG from the coding sequence ATGTGGATTCGACTGCGATGCAGGATGACCGAGCTGTTGCTGGAGGACGACGGCATGAGCACCGTCGAGTACGCGATCGGCACGATCGCCGCCGCGGCCTTCGGTGCCGTTCTCTACGGGGTGGTCACCGGCGACAACATCATCAGCGGCCTGACCGACATCATCGGCAAGGCACTGAGCACCTCCACCGGCTGA
- a CDS encoding TadE family type IV pilus minor pilin: MLVLSVGAVVGVTAHVRCVDAAREAARLAARGDDARAARAVAQVGPPGATSAVSRDEDTVTVQVRAPVALLPGLTVSATAVAAAEPGASS; the protein is encoded by the coding sequence GTGCTCGTGCTCAGCGTGGGCGCGGTCGTCGGCGTCACCGCTCACGTGCGGTGCGTGGACGCCGCTCGCGAGGCCGCCCGCCTCGCGGCCCGGGGTGACGACGCGCGCGCGGCCCGCGCGGTCGCGCAGGTCGGCCCGCCGGGTGCCACGTCGGCGGTGAGCCGCGACGAGGACACCGTGACGGTGCAGGTCCGCGCCCCGGTGGCGCTGCTGCCGGGGCTCACCGTCTCCGCGACGGCGGTCGCCGCGGCGGAACCGGGTGCCTCGTCGTGA
- a CDS encoding Rv3654c family TadE-like protein has protein sequence MTGTSRAGRPSAPRRGRPRGGREDGVATVLAAVMVAAIVVVAVMVVDVGAAVSARHRAQAAADLAALAGAASAIDAEEACAAAERLARANAGSLRACGVDGFDVTVRVGVPVSLSVFGSDEAVAVARAGPA, from the coding sequence GTGACCGGGACGTCCCGTGCGGGGCGGCCGAGCGCGCCGCGCCGCGGGCGTCCGCGGGGCGGGCGGGAGGACGGTGTGGCGACCGTCCTCGCCGCGGTGATGGTCGCTGCGATCGTGGTGGTGGCGGTCATGGTGGTCGACGTCGGCGCCGCCGTCTCCGCCCGCCACCGCGCACAGGCGGCGGCCGATCTCGCGGCCCTCGCCGGTGCCGCGAGCGCGATCGACGCCGAGGAGGCGTGCGCGGCGGCGGAGCGACTGGCGCGGGCCAACGCCGGATCGCTTCGCGCGTGCGGCGTCGACGGCTTCGACGTGACGGTGCGCGTGGGTGTCCCGGTCTCCCTCTCCGTCTTCGGATCCGACGAGGCCGTCGCCGTCGCCCGCGCGGGTCCCGCGTGA
- a CDS encoding ATP-binding cassette domain-containing protein has protein sequence MPVPLPAAPPIHPDRRVTWRRLRSPAALGAIAAVCVASIGTTLGTVIAGRLAENPVGGLIGALALCLVGAAVVESAGKLVWVTVVDRAEGRLRDDVLQAAMHQPLGALTEQAVGEILDRVDDDTHEIGNLARWQLWSLFRTVSSSLPMWIVAAVAWWPAAVLFPVLAAVTWFAIRRLLGEIARRKVIEEIAWTDQAAALEEGIAGRNDLRTSLGQAHVIARLARLSAEIHTRFHAVISVESRMARRAGVLLHALLAAITVAGVALTIDGSMSVARLVTLFLVTSLFVGQVAQLAEQLPDLQAGMGAILRIRHMLAAPPEPEGGDDVPSSGGEVTGIEIDIRGLDFAYAEGTFALAGIDLTIPAGSTVALVGRTGSGKSTLASLLSRAVDPPAGTVFLGGRDITCMDLQRLRSRVGVVTQRTEILIGSLADNIALFDPSITEERIAAAIDRLGLRTWVDGLPAGLHSRLGPGGTTLSAGEEQLVAFCRLMVREVDVVILDEATARMDPLTERLVIAASDRLLAGRTGVLIAHRLTTIERAPLVAVLDGGRIVQQGPRTALAATPGPFATLLAAGRAETVPASPGSAPAPGPASPAAPAIPAAPLATGVGGRRRAGPPPVLREIGTGPSLTRGIVHALLVRPAWGVLGAVLFLLAALTGAQGAVTGLLWGETVEAVGAGERPGMLVFGVVISLMVAPLAIAEAFRRYPRWWIEVMLRVRVTVLRGQTQPRRLSNTPAGEVVARTMDADRFARYADRWVDFGNGIVIAAATAVLGGTWLAGAVLIVVLVASALASSAGRPIAGRSAAAASSARARFGRALVSALESARTVKLAAATPSVLAHLRRVDSGRVDAAVKEHRVQAVLEGVPVVMVSAGVVAAWAAYSSGVWALSTALLVANAVSGFGWFGRVAGSVVTEAPGTRAWQAETSRFAGGVDLMDVPPGVDLVTGAAPAPPEAPRTPLAELVLRDVTAVHDDGTIGVDHVDLRVAAGELVLLVGQVGSGKSSLLAALAGLVAHRGDILWNGRPVTDAEVFLRPGQVAHIAQVPRVLSGTFSDNVRLGHPRAFDGPVADARLGADVAAAGGRDALVGHRGVRLSGGQVQRLALARALATDAELLLADDVSSALDATTEIELWTALRERRATVIGATSKRAALARADRVVVLVDGRIAASGPWADLAGDWGFLAG, from the coding sequence GTGCCGGTCCCGCTGCCGGCCGCCCCGCCGATCCATCCCGACCGCCGGGTGACGTGGCGACGGCTCCGCAGCCCCGCGGCCCTCGGCGCGATCGCCGCCGTCTGCGTGGCCTCGATCGGCACCACCCTGGGGACCGTCATCGCCGGACGGCTGGCCGAGAACCCCGTCGGCGGACTGATCGGCGCCCTCGCGCTCTGCCTGGTCGGTGCCGCGGTGGTCGAGTCCGCGGGGAAGCTCGTGTGGGTCACGGTGGTCGACCGCGCCGAGGGCCGGCTCCGGGACGACGTGCTGCAGGCGGCGATGCACCAGCCGCTCGGGGCGCTCACAGAGCAGGCCGTCGGCGAGATCCTGGACCGGGTCGACGACGACACCCACGAGATCGGGAACCTGGCCCGCTGGCAGCTGTGGAGCCTGTTCCGCACCGTCTCGTCGAGCCTGCCGATGTGGATCGTCGCCGCAGTCGCCTGGTGGCCGGCCGCCGTGCTGTTCCCGGTGCTGGCGGCCGTCACCTGGTTCGCGATCCGCCGGCTGCTCGGGGAGATCGCGCGCCGCAAGGTGATCGAGGAGATCGCGTGGACCGACCAGGCCGCGGCCCTCGAGGAGGGCATCGCGGGCCGCAACGACCTGCGCACCAGCCTCGGACAGGCGCACGTGATCGCGCGGCTCGCCCGCCTCTCGGCCGAGATCCACACCCGGTTCCACGCCGTCATCAGCGTGGAGTCGCGGATGGCGCGCCGGGCGGGCGTGCTGCTGCACGCGCTGCTCGCTGCGATCACGGTCGCCGGCGTCGCCCTCACGATCGACGGCTCCATGTCGGTCGCCCGCCTGGTGACACTCTTCCTGGTGACCTCCCTGTTCGTGGGCCAGGTCGCCCAATTGGCGGAGCAGCTCCCGGACCTGCAGGCCGGGATGGGCGCGATCCTCCGGATCCGCCACATGTTGGCCGCGCCACCGGAGCCCGAGGGCGGCGACGACGTTCCCTCGTCCGGCGGGGAGGTGACCGGAATCGAGATCGACATACGCGGCCTCGATTTCGCCTACGCGGAAGGCACGTTCGCACTGGCCGGCATCGATCTCACGATCCCGGCCGGATCCACGGTCGCCCTCGTCGGACGCACCGGATCGGGCAAGTCGACCCTCGCGTCGCTGCTCTCGCGGGCGGTCGACCCGCCGGCCGGCACCGTCTTCCTCGGCGGACGGGACATCACCTGCATGGACCTCCAGCGCCTGCGCTCCCGGGTCGGTGTGGTGACCCAACGGACCGAGATCCTGATCGGGTCGCTGGCGGACAACATCGCACTGTTCGACCCCTCGATCACCGAGGAGCGGATCGCCGCCGCGATCGATCGGCTGGGACTGCGCACCTGGGTCGACGGCCTGCCCGCCGGCCTGCACAGCCGGCTCGGACCGGGCGGGACCACCCTGTCGGCCGGTGAGGAGCAGCTCGTCGCGTTCTGCCGCCTCATGGTCCGCGAGGTGGACGTGGTGATCCTCGACGAGGCCACCGCGCGGATGGATCCGCTCACCGAAAGGCTGGTGATCGCCGCATCGGACCGCCTTCTGGCCGGGCGCACGGGAGTGCTGATCGCCCACCGGCTGACGACCATCGAACGCGCACCGCTGGTGGCCGTGCTCGACGGCGGGCGGATCGTGCAGCAGGGGCCGCGCACGGCGTTGGCCGCGACTCCGGGTCCGTTCGCCACTCTCCTGGCCGCCGGCCGGGCCGAGACCGTGCCCGCATCGCCGGGCTCGGCACCGGCGCCCGGTCCCGCGTCGCCCGCGGCACCGGCGATCCCGGCGGCGCCGCTGGCGACGGGCGTCGGCGGAAGACGGCGGGCGGGGCCGCCCCCGGTACTCAGAGAGATCGGCACCGGGCCGTCGCTGACCCGCGGCATCGTCCATGCGCTGCTGGTGCGGCCCGCCTGGGGCGTGCTCGGGGCGGTCCTCTTCCTGCTCGCCGCTCTGACGGGCGCTCAGGGCGCCGTGACCGGACTGCTCTGGGGCGAGACCGTCGAGGCCGTCGGCGCGGGCGAGCGCCCGGGGATGCTGGTGTTCGGTGTGGTGATCTCGCTGATGGTCGCGCCGTTGGCGATCGCCGAGGCCTTCCGCCGCTATCCGCGGTGGTGGATCGAGGTCATGCTCCGTGTCCGGGTGACCGTTCTGCGTGGCCAGACGCAGCCGCGCCGGCTGTCCAACACTCCGGCGGGCGAGGTCGTCGCCCGGACGATGGACGCCGACCGCTTCGCCCGATACGCCGACCGCTGGGTGGATTTCGGCAACGGGATCGTGATCGCCGCCGCGACGGCGGTGCTCGGCGGTACGTGGCTCGCGGGCGCGGTGCTGATCGTCGTGCTCGTCGCGTCTGCGCTGGCGTCGAGCGCCGGGCGGCCGATCGCCGGGCGGTCCGCCGCGGCCGCGTCCAGTGCGCGCGCCCGGTTCGGTCGTGCGCTGGTGTCCGCGCTGGAATCGGCGCGAACGGTCAAACTCGCAGCGGCGACTCCGTCCGTTCTCGCGCACCTGCGCCGCGTCGACTCCGGTCGCGTCGACGCGGCCGTGAAGGAGCACCGGGTCCAGGCCGTCCTGGAGGGCGTTCCCGTGGTGATGGTCAGCGCCGGCGTGGTCGCCGCCTGGGCGGCGTACTCGAGCGGGGTCTGGGCGCTGTCGACGGCTCTGCTCGTCGCGAACGCGGTGAGCGGCTTCGGCTGGTTCGGCCGGGTCGCCGGCAGCGTGGTCACCGAGGCTCCGGGCACGCGGGCGTGGCAGGCGGAGACGAGCCGCTTCGCGGGCGGCGTCGACCTCATGGACGTCCCACCGGGCGTCGACCTGGTCACCGGTGCCGCGCCCGCACCGCCCGAGGCGCCCCGGACTCCGCTGGCCGAGCTGGTCCTGCGCGACGTCACCGCCGTCCACGACGACGGCACGATCGGCGTCGACCACGTCGACCTGCGCGTGGCGGCCGGGGAGCTGGTGCTGCTGGTGGGCCAGGTCGGCTCCGGCAAGTCGAGCCTGCTGGCGGCCCTCGCAGGCCTGGTCGCGCACCGCGGCGACATCCTGTGGAACGGCCGGCCGGTCACCGACGCCGAAGTCTTCCTGCGCCCGGGGCAGGTCGCGCACATCGCCCAGGTGCCGCGGGTGCTGTCCGGGACGTTCTCCGACAACGTCCGACTCGGGCACCCGCGTGCCTTCGACGGACCCGTCGCCGACGCCCGTCTCGGTGCGGATGTGGCCGCGGCCGGCGGGCGCGACGCGCTCGTGGGCCACCGGGGCGTGCGACTGTCCGGCGGCCAGGTGCAGCGGCTCGCGCTCGCGCGGGCCCTCGCGACCGACGCCGAGCTCCTCCTCGCCGACGACGTCTCCAGCGCGTTGGACGCCACCACCGAGATCGAACTGTGGACGGCGCTGCGCGAGCGTCGCGCCACCGTGATCGGCGCGACGTCCAAACGCGCCGCGTTGGCCCGGGCCGATCGGGTGGTGGTGCTGGTCGACGGGCGGATCGCCGCAAGCGGGCCGTGGGCGGACCTGGCCGGCGACTGGGGGTTCCTGGCCGGCTGA
- a CDS encoding tetratricopeptide repeat protein, with protein MTGGRTAWEDEIEATWRRLGTEEPAAFLARMERTVARPGVPEGVRLFEIAGAHDALDQPDLAVRGYRAALDSGLDDHRARQATIQLASSLRNLGEPREGLRLLETLGTGHGDGLDDAIVVFRALMLADLGREREALAATMHALAEHLPRYGISAHAYADALIRD; from the coding sequence ATGACGGGCGGCCGAACGGCGTGGGAGGACGAGATCGAGGCGACCTGGCGACGCCTGGGGACCGAGGAACCCGCGGCGTTCCTCGCCCGGATGGAACGGACCGTCGCGCGCCCCGGCGTCCCCGAGGGCGTCCGCCTGTTCGAGATCGCGGGCGCGCACGACGCGCTCGACCAGCCGGATCTCGCCGTGCGGGGTTATCGCGCGGCACTGGATTCCGGCCTCGACGACCACCGCGCGCGCCAGGCGACGATCCAGCTCGCGAGTTCCCTGCGCAATCTCGGCGAGCCGCGAGAGGGACTGCGGCTGCTCGAGACGCTCGGCACCGGTCACGGTGACGGCCTCGACGACGCGATCGTCGTCTTCCGCGCGCTCATGCTCGCGGACCTCGGGCGCGAGCGCGAGGCCCTCGCCGCCACGATGCACGCCCTGGCGGAGCACCTGCCCCGGTACGGGATCTCCGCCCATGCCTACGCCGACGCCCTGATCCGCGACTGA